Below is a window of Pseudomonadota bacterium DNA.
TTGTTTTTTTAAAAGAGAATCTATTTTATTGCTGTTTTCCGAAGCAATCGTGAGCCAATGTCTGACGGTATCACGTTTTACATTCAATACATCCGCCACTTCTCTAATAGGCATTCCTTTGGCTAACAGTTTAAGGGCCAGAAGAATCTGATCTTCGGATATTTTAAGGTCATAGAAAACGGAATCTGATCTGCTACAGAAAGATTTTTTGCATTCTTTGCAAATAAATTTAAAAGACATCGAGCCGTCTTTTGTCCGGTATGTTCCGTTTGAAACTATGTTGCCTTTGTTTTTCTTTCCTTTCAATGTACACACCGGATTAGGACATACCTTACCTGCTTTTTTATCAACTATTATCGGGCCATTATCAAGCGAATCAGCAACAAAGAAGTTGCCCTGATCTTTGATTGGCACATCAGCAGAACTTTCAATAATTTCAAAGTTTTCATACCGTTTAAGTAATGCATCCAGGCCTATCTCATATAAATCAGGAATAATTTCAGGAATGGGCTTGTCTTTTGTTTCGTAAGAAATTGATATTTTCTCCATTCCAAGCTTTTCACAAGACAAATTCAACTCTTGTGTACCTGCCCAGGCAGCACTTACGAATCTGTCTTTTTGATTAATCTTATTATAAAACTGTGCAGGATTTATAAAAAGCAAATGGCCGACATTCCAGCTTGCTGCAAACAAAGAATAAAGGAAAAAAACTCCTTCATTAAGGGAGGCAACAGCGCTGATTTTTTCGGCTGTAAGGTAATTTTCTATTGGTGTATGTTTTTTAAGCTCTTGATATACATTAATTTTCAAGGGCAAACATACATGATGTCCCACATAATGTCCCCAGGAGTCAAAAGCAATCAAATTCAATTCAGGAGCAGCTATAGTTGCCGCTTTGATAACATCTTTTCCCAAAGATTTCTTTGCACTATATAAATCACGATGGCATGAAAGAATAGCTTGAATGTGCTTATCTGTCGAAATTCTGACAGGTTTTATAACAATTCCGTCATCAATTTCTTTTCGGTTTTTA
It encodes the following:
- a CDS encoding helix-turn-helix domain-containing protein, giving the protein MGNLLRKNIASDNIKFYKSLGHLIKDYRSWRALTQEKFSELVGISLRELQNWEMGHCRARIENLHDLSEASGIPMQVCVALNAGQPLWYSLGERRFAYSSAETINFSLDDLFKNRKEIDDGIVIKPVRISTDKHIQAILSCHRDLYSAKKSLGKDVIKAATIAAPELNLIAFDSWGHYVGHHVCLPLKINVYQELKKHTPIENYLTAEKISAVASLNEGVFFLYSLFAASWNVGHLLFINPAQFYNKINQKDRFVSAAWAGTQELNLSCEKLGMEKISISYETKDKPIPEIIPDLYEIGLDALLKRYENFEIIESSADVPIKDQGNFFVADSLDNGPIIVDKKAGKVCPNPVCTLKGKKNKGNIVSNGTYRTKDGSMSFKFICKECKKSFCSRSDSVFYDLKISEDQILLALKLLAKGMPIREVADVLNVKRDTVRHWLTIASENSNKIDSLLKKQIKVSQAGLNALWAFAKKNALRKRAAIWHETKKDR